The Tautonia plasticadhaerens nucleotide sequence ACCGTTCAGGACGTGGTTCCCACGGGGATTACGCCATCGCCCAGCAGGAGGACGGGACCTGGCGGCTTAGCCGACTATCGAGTCTTAACTCGACGACGGGCCGACCTGCGCAGGGCCTCGCCGCCCTGTCTGTCCTAATGATCGGCCAGTTCCCCTCGGCGGAGGAGGCGATGCGTTACGCCGAGGACCATCGGGAGGAGATCGAAGAGATTCCTCTCCCCCCGATCTACTTCTGATGTCCGTGCGAGCGGTTTCTCTCCGTACATGGTCGCCGGGTTGCCACGGCGGCATCACTGTACCCGCCTCGACGGAGGATCGCTCAGGGGCGGCTTGGGAGGGCGGGCCGAGGGCGAGCGAAAAACAACCACGACCGACGAGGCGACCAGGAGATCGGCCCCACCATCGGTCATGGGAAGGGCCCAGGGGCTCTGAGGCGTTACAGGAGGGTGCGATGGACGAGTTCTTCAGGCGCCGGGACGGCGACTGCCCCGGGGAGCCCCCGAGTGATACGCTCCGAAGTGCAGTACGGCGGCGTGGGCTGACCGCCTGGCGACTGGCGAAAATATCGGGGGTAAATGAGCATGTGGCCCGCCGCTTCATGAGGCAGGGCTCCCGGTTGAGGAGCGACACGTTCGATCGGCTTTGCACGGCTCTGGGACTGATTCTCCTGGACCCGGATCATGAAGAGGACCCCAGGGATAGGGCCGGGGGAGGCTGAGAGGTCAACCGGACGCATGCGGTGGGGGCCAAGCCTCGGCCACGCGAACGTCGTCTCCGGTGTAGGACCGGGCGCCCTGGTACCGGGCGACCTCGGGCTGGAAGCCCTGCTGGTGGGCGTATGGGACGCGATGCCGATCATTGCCCCCGATTCGACTGGCAGAGTCACTGATAGACAACATGATCACCTCGTACCCGAGGACGAAGGAGACCTGCCGGCGCCGAAAGGAATAGGGGTCTCGTTGTAGATGGATTGGTTCGGGAGGTTCATGGACGATTGCCTGATCTCAATTGCCTAGACCAAGAGTAGTAGAGTACATACCCCGTCTCTTCCCCTTGTGATTTTACTCTTTGCCCCCCTTTCTTTGGGGGAGAGTTAATAAGGGTAGAGACAGAGCACGCACCTCGCTTGGCCCCTTTACGGCAGTTGAACGCAGTCGGCAATGTTTGCGCGTCTTGGTCTGGCCTTTCGGCCATATCACGAGTGGACCGGCAGCAGGGTGTTATCCCTGCCGGGGCGGCTTGACCCGCCCGACGTATCGACTAAGACAAATCCCGTGAAGGATTCGAATCCTGCATCCTCTAGCAGGCCGTTGCCCGGAAAACCCCCGCCTTGCGGCGGGTCAAAACGATTGCATTGCTCGATCCCATCCCGACGGCGACGACTCGGATCGGTCCGTCAGGCCAGGCCACCCCCCTTAACCTAACGCCGGGCAACCGGCGCCAGGATTTGTACTTGAGTGGCCGTTTCGTCGGGGTTGCCGGTCCCGCTCTATTGCGGTGCTCTGCGGCTTACCCCTGCCCGAGAAGTTGGTACCTTCTCGGGCCGCCTGTTACCCCTTGCGGGGTCCGGAGTCTTTTTACTGGTAGAACCAGAGGGAGAGATACTCCGAAGAACCTGGAGCCAAGCCGTATTGTCAACGAGCGTGATAGTTGATGGAAGTCGGTGGAGGTTGTCAGCAGTTGTCAGTATAGTAGAGTGCAACGGCGCGATTATTTGTGGACGCCACAAATTTTCCCGTCATCACCTCATAGCCTGGTCCGACACCATTCTTCAGGTCTAAAAATATGGCCACCCCGAGACACGCAACCTCGCCGGGGCGGCCGGGAGGCGAACCCTCTGGTGCCCCGGATACCTCGACTGGATGAATCATCCAGTCGAGGCGGCGCGGACGTGAGGCAACATCCAGCCGGGCAGGCGTCGAACGAAGGGAACCTCCAGGATGTGGGCCAGGACCTCGGGCCGCCGCAATAATATTCCACGCCGAAGTGCCCGACAGCCGGCGATCGGACCGGACTCCGAATCCATTAAAAGAAGACGCCCCGGTTGCCCGTTTCCCGACATGGAGGCTCTGCAACGACTTGCGGCAACAAACTTTAAGACAAACGGGTTGTTACTTATTATCACATTTTGATATTGACCCAAGGCCGGTCCCTCGCTAATGATGGATGGGGCGGGACGAGAGGCTGACGGGCGAGGGACGCCCGCCTCTGCGATGGATCATCAGCGGGCCGGAATCCGCCGGAAAGCGACCGGCTGGCTCTCGCCGACAAGATACTGGAGGGGACATCGGCATGACGCTAAACGATTACCGCCGGGTACGACTGATCATCTCCAAGATTCTGGAGTACGCCGAGGCCGGTGGCATGGCACCCCGGGACTGCGGACTGATCTACGAATCCCTGGACGCCACCCTTGGCCAGCCGGGCGACCCCGAGGGCCTGATCGCCCAAATCCGCCAGATCATCGACGCCCGAGAGTGGCAGTCGCCTGGAAACCACGGTTAGTAGGGCTTGGAGGACATGAACCAGCACAAGATGCTGTTCCGGCGCCGCCCGGACCTGGGCGTCTGATGGGCACGGGCCGGGTCGGGTCGAGGCCATCAGGTCCCTCGGCTTCACCCGGCTCGCTGCGTTCGCACGGGATGCGGGAGGCCGTGGCGACGGGCTCGCTCCGCTCACCCGTGCCGACGGCCGCCCGATCGAGTCTCCCCGGTCATCGGTTGTATCGTGACCCCAGCCTCGCGTCGACGACGACGGCACGGGGGTCGATCATGAGCAGGAGGAATGGCTCGGTGTTTTAGACTCGCTCATCCCCTCCTGGAGTCACGCCGAGACGGTGTCCGGAGGCCCGTCCCCGTCAGGGGCGGTGTCGAACGGACATCGACCTCAGTAGTTGCCGCAGGCAGCCCATCTCTGAAAGTCTCCGCAAGGGGACGATTTGTTGTGGAGTACAAAAAACCCGATGAGGCAAACGTCCCGGGCGAGTCAATTGTGGCGTACGATACAATCCCGATCGAGGAGCCGGATCGAGACGAACGGAGGCGCCCCTTGCTGACCCCAGAACAGATCAAGCCCTTCCTGCTGAACGAAGACCCCGATGCCCGGGAGGCTGAGGGTGGGGAGTGGGCCGGGGCCCGTGCCCCTGACGGTCTGTCTCGTGGATGACCCTGGGGTCCACACGCCCTACCATCTCGATGGCCTCGCCTACCGGGATCAGGCAGGGATGCGATCTCATCGACGCCAGGCGTCCGTCAACTGGATGATTTATCCAGTGAACGCTCCCGGCACATCCAGGAGGCGAGGCGTATCGCATGGGCCGCAGAATGGCATCGGAGGCCGAGAGTTTTTGGTAGAGGAAGGGACCCGAACTCGGTGGCGTTCCACCCTCCCCGGTAGGGTCCCCCGGCTGGGACGAAACAGCGAAGAATTAGACAATTGACCATTCGGCGACGGGATCGTCGCTACACCCCGCTCATCAAGGGGCAATCGGCGGGATTCCCGGCCCCTGAGATGGCCGCCCTCCGGAGGGGGGTCAGGTCGGGGTATCGACCTCATCCCAGTCGGCGTCCAGGAACCGCACGAGCCAGTTCAGGGCATGGTGCCTCTGCTCGACGACGCCGACGGCGGCGCACTCCGACACGTCGACCGGTTCGCCCCCCTCAGACCAGTCGAGGTGCTCGGGGACCATGTGACCCTTGAGCCAGGCGTCCCGGACGGCCCAGTGGACCCGCATGATGAGGTCCTGCTCATCCAGGATTTCGGACGCTGGCCTCAGCGTCCCGCCCGTGACGAGTTCGGATGACCCCTCGAAGGGCTTCACCAGTTCGACGAGGTGGGGCACGTCGCACATCCCGACCGGCCAGCCCAACTCCTCGACCCGCCCCAACGCCCAGAGCAGCACCCAGATGGCCTCCAGGCGCCAGTATACGCCCGGCTCGTGTCCGGGTCGGGCTCGGCATCCGCCAGGAAGCCCTCCTCCTGTGGGCTGAGGGCCTCCCGCAGGACGAGCCGGTCGATCAGGTCCCACGCCTCCAGCCGGGGCATCCCCTCGGCCCGCAGGACGACGACCCAGAGGGACAGCATCCGGCCGGCGACCTCGGGTCCGGACCGAAGGGCGACCTCCTCGTCGTCATCGACGTAGAGGGGGCCCCGGTACATGGGCACCCGGCGGGCTCGGAGCATGCCCCTGGAGCGCTCGGCACGGGCGACCTGCCGCCCCGTCGGCCTCCACGGCTCCTCATCTCCGGGATCGCTCATCGGTTCCCCCGTGCCGTCCCCTCTGCCGGGCTATCGAAGGCCCGCCCGTCGGAGACGATCATAGGGGACTCCGGGGGTCCCAGGTAGACCGCCGGGGCGGCCGGCGGCCAGGGTCGTCCACGCCCGGTCATTCATCGGGCTGCCGGCTCGGGGCGGTGACCCGATGCCGTGGGCCCAGGAGGCAACCTGTTGCCAACCGGAGCCGCGCAAGAAAGAAGGCGGGCCGCCGCCTGCGGACACCGCCTGTTGCTGGTCAGGTCGTGAAGGGGTCCTCGGGCAAGGTATCGCCTCCTTTCGACGCATCGACCGTGGGCCGCCCGGCTCAACCCTCGGGGGCGGCCCAACTGAATGCTATGTCTAGGTTGCCCTCGCCGCAAGCCCGTTCGCCGAAGCTCAGGGCGTCTCCTCCGGGGCGCCCCGCAGCGGGCTGTCCCTCCGGCGTTGATACTCCTGATAGTCCTCCTGGGTGAACCCTCCGGAGTCCCGCTCCGGCGGCGGGCCGGGTTCGAGCAGGAACCGCAGGCCGTCGGTGTCGCCCTCGACCATCCCCAGCAAGCCGCCCTGGTTCAGCAGGTCGAGGCTGGCGTTGCGCGGCGACGGGTGATAGCCGGGCACCCGGGCAGACAGCCCCACGCGCTCGGCGGGGACGCCCTCGAAGGTGAAGCCCCCGTCCGGCCCGACGACCGCAGTCTGGCTGTCCCAGGCGTCGTCGCGCGAGAGGAGCACCCGGGTCTCCGGCGGCACCGGCCCGCCATCGGCCAGGACGACCCGGCCGCTGACCCGATGGCCGGGGCCGACCTCCACGTCGCCCAGGTCGATGGACTCCCCGTGGGCAGTGGTTCTCAGTGGTCGTAACGGGATCGCCCCGTGGGGCTTCAGGCTATCCATCAAGCCGTAGAGGTACCAGTCCTCGTCCGGCGGGATGTTGACGAATCCGAACTTGCCGTCCTCGTCGGCGGCGAACTGGAACTCGCCGACGAACCGCTCGGAATTGCGGTCCTGCTGCACCATCCCCAGCGCCACGCCCGGCAGCGGCTTGCCGTCCTTGACCACCCGGCCGACGACCGTCAGGCCGACGCCCAGCCGGATGGGGTGGACCTCCGGGCCGGCGGCC carries:
- a CDS encoding carboxypeptidase-like regulatory domain-containing protein, with the protein product MVARGYVPASTPLLVPEEGPHEIALAPHDLDRRDPDRVLMGRVMDGGGNPVARVVIEPIGVAREQYHRFGGVDDLGIDPLAVSEDDGAFRLGVGEAGERLYLSVKAPFLAPVRLAPLAAGPEVHPIRLGVGLTVVGRVVKDGKPLPGVALGMVQQDRNSERFVGEFQFAADEDGKFGFVNIPPDEDWYLYGLMDSLKPHGAIPLRPLRTTAHGESIDLGDVEVGPGHRVSGRVVLADGGPVPPETRVLLSRDDAWDSQTAVVGPDGGFTFEGVPAERVGLSARVPGYHPSPRNASLDLLNQGGLLGMVEGDTDGLRFLLEPGPPPERDSGGFTQEDYQEYQRRRDSPLRGAPEETP